In Marinitoga hydrogenitolerans DSM 16785, one genomic interval encodes:
- a CDS encoding stage V sporulation protein S, translating into MEVLKVGHSSSPNKVAGAIAGVLSKTDEVEIQAIGAGAVNQAVKAIAIARRFVETRGKKLFVVPGFVEVIVGEEKRTGIKFRVFAEISEEKAEA; encoded by the coding sequence ATGGAAGTTTTAAAAGTTGGACATTCTTCATCACCAAACAAAGTAGCTGGTGCTATAGCAGGTGTTTTAAGTAAAACAGATGAAGTTGAAATTCAAGCAATTGGGGCGGGAGCTGTAAATCAAGCAGTTAAAGCTATTGCTATTGCGAGAAGATTTGTTGAAACTCGTGGAAAAAAACTTTTTGTGGTTCCAGGATTTGTAGAAGTAATAGTTGGTGAAGAAAAAAGAACAGGTATAAAATTTAGAGTATTTGCTGAAATTTCTGAGGAAAAAGCGGAAGCTTAA
- a CDS encoding 2-oxoacid:acceptor oxidoreductase subunit alpha — translation MGRIVFMQGNEAVALAAIKAGCRFFAGYPITPSTEVAETMARELPKVGGKFIQMEDEIASAAAIIGASLAGVKSMTATSGPGFSLMQEALGYATMTETPCVFVDVMRGGPSTGLPTKPSQGDLMQIRWGRHGDQQIIALYPSTVEEAYKYTIKAFNYAETYRTPVVLVMDETLGHMRESFYLSDEDENPEIIQKMTESEIKEEDLFHPFGFQEESYPVNPLIEMGKARFHVSGLVHDETGFPVGSTHVADKVIKHLDSKIRLYAEEIAIYDEYMTDDAEIIVVAYGTVARSAMKAVKMAREDRIPVGLFKPISIWPFPVSKMKNILRKSQAVIIAEMNLGQMALEISRVNKFGKHLELVNKVDGNLISPREILNSITAVWRRIIEF, via the coding sequence ATGGGTAGAATAGTTTTTATGCAGGGAAATGAAGCAGTAGCATTAGCAGCTATTAAAGCGGGTTGTAGATTTTTTGCGGGATATCCTATAACACCTTCAACTGAGGTTGCCGAAACAATGGCAAGAGAATTACCAAAAGTTGGTGGGAAGTTCATTCAAATGGAAGATGAGATAGCGAGTGCTGCAGCAATAATAGGTGCATCTTTAGCGGGTGTGAAATCTATGACAGCAACGAGTGGTCCAGGTTTTAGTTTAATGCAAGAAGCATTGGGATACGCTACGATGACAGAAACTCCTTGCGTGTTTGTTGATGTTATGAGAGGTGGTCCGAGTACAGGATTACCTACAAAACCATCTCAAGGTGATTTAATGCAAATTAGATGGGGAAGACATGGTGATCAACAAATAATAGCATTATATCCATCAACAGTGGAAGAAGCTTATAAATATACAATAAAAGCATTTAATTATGCAGAAACATATAGAACACCTGTTGTTTTGGTTATGGATGAAACATTAGGACATATGAGAGAAAGTTTTTATTTGAGCGATGAAGACGAAAATCCTGAAATTATTCAAAAAATGACAGAATCAGAGATAAAAGAAGAAGACTTATTTCATCCATTTGGATTTCAAGAGGAAAGTTATCCTGTTAACCCATTAATAGAAATGGGTAAAGCAAGATTCCATGTTTCCGGTCTTGTTCATGATGAAACAGGATTTCCAGTTGGTTCAACACATGTAGCGGATAAGGTAATAAAACATCTTGATTCTAAAATTAGATTATATGCTGAAGAAATTGCTATATATGATGAATATATGACAGATGATGCAGAAATAATTGTTGTTGCGTATGGGACTGTAGCAAGAAGTGCCATGAAAGCTGTAAAGATGGCGAGAGAAGATAGAATCCCTGTTGGATTATTTAAACCAATTTCAATATGGCCTTTTCCAGTTTCAAAAATGAAAAATATATTGAGAAAATCTCAAGCTGTAATAATTGCTGAAATGAACCTTGGACAAATGGCTTTGGAAATTTCTAGGGTTAATAAATTTGGTAAACACCTTGAATTAGTTAATAAAGTAGATGGCAATTTAATCAGTCCAAGGGAAATTTTAAATTCCATAACAGCAGTTTGGAGAAGAATAATAGAGTTTTAA
- a CDS encoding 4Fe-4S dicluster domain-containing protein — protein sequence MAKKSYKVEINYSFCKNCGICYNVCPTKTLGSAELGKPIVVDINKCIGCLMCERLCPDIAINVEEVEKVVETNG from the coding sequence ATGGCTAAAAAAAGTTATAAAGTAGAAATTAATTACTCTTTTTGTAAAAATTGTGGTATATGTTATAATGTCTGTCCAACTAAAACTTTGGGTTCTGCTGAATTGGGGAAACCAATTGTGGTAGACATAAATAAATGTATCGGTTGTTTGATGTGTGAAAGGTTATGTCCTGATATAGCGATTAATGTTGAGGAAGTTGAAAAGGTGGTTGAAACTAATGGGTAG
- a CDS encoding sodium ion-translocating decarboxylase subunit beta, with translation MDFSNFIAFFSNSGFAFFTWQHLLMIVIGSILIYIAIVKHAEPLLLIPIGFGIILANIPPEVTGILTPPSGDQVGGLLWYIQKGMFLGIYPPLIFLGIGALTDFSYLIADPRLIFLGAAAQVGIFGTFIVANLMGFDIKSAASIAIIGGADGPTSIYLASKFSPELLAVIAIAAYSYIALIPILQPPVSKLLTTKEERKIRMKKMRHVTQKEKIIFPIATTIVVALLVPKALSLVGLLMLGNLLKESGVTKRLAEAASRFILDSVTILLMLSVGSTARADIFLKPASLKIFLLGAVAFIIAMVSGILFAKLINVFTKDKINPLIGAAGVSAVPDSARVAHTIAQSEDAGNFILMHAMGPNVAGVIGSAVAAGVFLSILS, from the coding sequence ATGGATTTTTCTAATTTTATAGCTTTTTTTTCTAATAGTGGGTTTGCGTTTTTTACATGGCAACATCTGTTGATGATTGTTATTGGTTCTATTTTAATTTATATAGCAATAGTGAAACACGCCGAACCATTATTATTAATACCAATTGGATTTGGCATTATTTTAGCAAACATACCGCCTGAAGTTACAGGGATATTGACACCTCCATCAGGGGATCAAGTGGGAGGTCTGTTATGGTATATACAAAAAGGTATGTTTTTAGGTATCTATCCACCTTTAATTTTTCTTGGTATAGGAGCTTTAACGGATTTTTCATATTTAATAGCAGATCCAAGATTAATTTTTTTAGGTGCAGCAGCACAAGTTGGAATTTTTGGTACATTTATTGTTGCAAATTTAATGGGCTTTGATATAAAAAGTGCAGCATCAATTGCAATTATTGGTGGTGCTGACGGACCAACATCAATATATCTTGCTTCTAAATTTTCTCCCGAATTATTGGCTGTTATAGCTATTGCTGCGTATTCATATATAGCGTTAATACCAATATTACAACCTCCTGTTTCAAAATTATTAACTACAAAAGAAGAAAGAAAAATAAGAATGAAAAAAATGAGACACGTTACTCAAAAAGAAAAGATAATATTCCCCATTGCTACAACAATAGTTGTTGCATTGTTAGTGCCAAAAGCTTTATCTTTGGTAGGTTTATTAATGTTAGGTAATTTATTAAAAGAATCTGGAGTAACAAAAAGGTTAGCTGAAGCAGCATCTAGGTTTATATTAGATTCTGTAACAATACTTTTAATGCTTTCGGTAGGAAGTACTGCAAGGGCAGATATTTTCTTAAAACCAGCCAGTTTAAAGATATTTTTATTAGGAGCAGTAGCTTTTATTATTGCGATGGTATCTGGGATTTTGTTTGCGAAGTTAATAAATGTATTTACGAAGGATAAAATAAATCCATTAATAGGTGCTGCAGGTGTATCGGCTGTACCTGATTCAGCGAGGGTTGCACATACGATAGCGCAATCAGAAGATGCAGGTAATTTTATTTTAATGCATGCTATGGGACCAAATGTTGCCGGAGTTATTGGTTCTGCTGTTGCAGCAGGTGTATTCTTGTCGATACTTTCATAA
- a CDS encoding type I phosphomannose isomerase catalytic subunit, with the protein MNEVLISSPIFVEKVWGDKKLNELFKKNGMDKIGEVWLFSGVEKYETELIGLKSGKSYGRPSKMIKELLGKDFPRIPLLLKLISTTQWLSIQVHPDDKFANEIENEPWGKTEAWYFLNEKNEIFISNDIKKNIKAIEEQKWEEIFKPTILNKNDLLFIPAGVVHTLGPNSMLLEIQQTSDLTYRLYDWGRPREVHIEKGKKFLKDSPFVIANSPEEFKTQYFNIKKVKNEIIKGFGIFVSFKDFKTIVIPKGLDYKVEEFGLLFFL; encoded by the coding sequence ATGAATGAAGTATTGATAAGTTCTCCTATTTTTGTTGAGAAGGTTTGGGGAGATAAAAAATTAAATGAATTGTTTAAAAAGAATGGCATGGATAAAATAGGTGAAGTGTGGTTATTTTCTGGTGTTGAAAAATATGAAACTGAATTAATAGGCTTAAAGAGTGGAAAAAGTTATGGTAGGCCATCTAAAATGATAAAAGAATTATTGGGGAAAGATTTCCCTCGTATTCCATTATTGCTAAAGTTAATATCAACAACCCAATGGTTATCGATTCAGGTTCATCCAGACGATAAGTTTGCTAATGAAATTGAGAATGAGCCATGGGGAAAAACAGAAGCATGGTATTTTTTAAATGAGAAAAATGAAATATTTATTTCTAATGATATTAAAAAGAATATTAAAGCAATAGAAGAACAAAAATGGGAAGAGATTTTTAAACCAACTATTTTAAATAAGAATGATTTATTATTTATACCAGCAGGGGTTGTTCATACATTAGGTCCAAATTCTATGTTGCTAGAAATACAACAAACATCTGATTTAACATATAGATTGTATGATTGGGGAAGACCTAGAGAAGTTCATATAGAAAAGGGTAAAAAATTTTTAAAAGATAGTCCATTTGTTATAGCAAATTCACCTGAAGAATTTAAAACACAATATTTTAATATTAAAAAGGTTAAAAATGAAATAATAAAAGGTTTTGGTATTTTCGTGTCTTTCAAAGATTTTAAAACAATAGTTATTCCAAAAGGATTAGATTATAAGGTTGAAGAATTTGGATTGTTATTTTTTCTTTAA